Genomic segment of Peribacillus frigoritolerans:
CAGAATACAGGTGATGAACTTCTATTAAAAGGAATTGCGAATTTAACATTGAATTATTAATCTAGTCGTTACTTCCTGTTTTTCACTATTTCATACGTTTTCACTGTATAAATAGCTTGAAATATGATAATTTATGGAAAAAGATAGACAGGAGGACGTCCATGAAAAAACTCATTCCTACCATCGTTTCAGTCGTAACACTAGGTCTTGTCACTGGATTGCCTGGCCCTATAGCCGAGGCGGAAGAATTCACCCCTTATTATGGAAATGGTCCAAGCTACATTCAACCAGATAACCTCTCCACCCTTTTCCCTGACCCTAATGTTTCTTTCAAGACCCCTGCCTTTAAACAAAACAAGGTCGCCTTTACGAGCCAGGAAGAAATGTTGGATTCCATCAAGTCCCTCTCCCATAAAAACAAAAGCATCCAGGTCAAGACGATAGGTAAATCCACAGAAGGACGCGACATCCCGATGCTTCTTTTCAGCAAGGATTCAAAAAGACCGATTAAGAATTCCCATAAACCATTGATTTGGATTCAAGGTCAGATTCATGGCAATGAACCCGCATCGGGTGAATCAACATTAGTCCTTGCACAATGGCTAGCTGAAGGCAAGCTTGGTGATGTCCTCGATAAAGTGAATGTTGCCATCGTTCCACGGGTCAATCCCGATGGCTCTTATTATTTCAAACGATTTACCGCAAATGACATGGATGCCAATAGGGACTACTTAAAAGTGGAATATCCTGAAGTGCAGACGATTCATCAATCAATCGATGATTATGAACCAGAAGTCATTCTGGATATACATGAATATACAGTGAATCCCGCCCCCCTGAAAAAAGTAGGAGCAAATGGATCGATCGCTTCTTATGATTTACTCATCTCCTCAGCCAAGAATTTAAATATTCCCGAACAGCTTCGAAAAGCTTCGGATCAATTGCTTTTACCTAATGTTTTTAAAACATTGGAAAAAGAAAAGCTTTCCTATCACGATTACTATACACTGGCCACTTCTGATGATGGAGTCCTTACCGCCACAGAAGGAAGCACCGAAGCCCGGATTGGCCGAAACGCCCTCGGTTTAAAAAATACAATGACCTTTTTAATAGAAACAAGGGGAATCAATATCGGCCGTACCGATTTTAAACGACGTGTTTTTGCACAAGCCACTGCACAGGCAGCATTCATCAAAACGACAGCCGAACAGGCCAGTAAAGTTAAAAAGGCCGTTAAACAGGCAGAAACTGAAGTCGTGCAAAAAGGGCGAAAAGCAAATGATAACGATGAAATTGTCATCACCAGCGAAAATAAATTGATTAAGGATCAAAAATTGACTGTAGTCGATTTAGCGAAAGCGAAAATGATCGATGCCTCCATCGATTGGCTGGATTCAACCGATGCCTACCCTACCCTTGTCAGAGATCGTCCGACAGCCTATATCCTTCCACCCGAATATAAATATATCGCCAATAAACTTCAGCTATTGGGAGTAGAAGTGAAAAAATTTAAAAAACCCATGAAGGTAGCTGTTGAAAGCTATAGAGTCAATGATTTAAAAGTTTCCGCTGAACTGGAAAGCGGACATTCCACAAGGGCAGTCACGACCACCGTCACTTCAAAAACTCGGGATTTTCCAAAAGGAAGCTATGTTTTCGACATGGCCCAGCCTGATGCCAACTTCATCTCCCTTGCCCTCGAACCTGAAGGCATAGACAGCTATGTGACATTCAATTTCATCCCCGCTGCCAAAGGAAAAGAACTGCCGATTTACCGCTATATGCAGCGTTCTTCCTTACCAGTTAAATGATGCATAGTATCTAAATGACGCTTTGGCAGCTTTCATTGCCAAAGCGTTTTTAGATTCCCCCCTCCTTTCAGTTGGAACTATGCGCCTGACATGATTTCTTGAATGCAACGACAAGTTTTGAATATACATATAAACGGAAAACGTGTTTTTAGAGGAGGAAAGTCATTGAACCAACATGTACAATTGGAAATCAATCGCCTTGTTAATCGCTTGAAACAAGACCAATCCGCTGATGGTTCGTGGAATTATCCCTTTGACACCGGGATAACAGCAGATGCCTATATGATCATATTATTGAAAATTCTAGATATGGAAGATACTCCTCTTATAGAGGCTTTAGTAAAAAGAATCGAAAGCAAGCAAACGGAAAACGGTTCATGGAAACTTTTCCAAGACGAGAAGGACGGCAATGTTACGGTTACGATCGAGGCTTACTATGGCCTTCTTTTTAGCGGACTCCGCAATAAGAATCATCCCCATATGAAGAAAGCCAAACAATTCATTCTTTCCAAGGGCGGCATCAAACAGGCCAAAATGTTAACGAAAATGATGCTTACCGTCACCGGACAATATCAATGGCCGCGCCTATTCCCCATTCCTCTCGAAGTGGTCTTACTGCCTCCGACCTTTTTCGGCAGCATTTATGATCTTTCCGTATATGGGCGGGTCAACATGATTCCATTGCTATTGCTTGGCCATAAAAGGTTTCAAATCAAGACCCCTGACACCCCAAGTCTAAAAGATTTATTTCAAACAAGGGAGGACCGATCCGAAGAGCGTATGTGGGAAGAGTATCGTACCGAAGAATATCGTTCCTTTTTCTCTAAACTTCAAACAGGCGTCAAAACCTTGATTGGTTATCCGGATTATTTGCATTCCTTAGCCTTGGATACTACGAAAAGGTTCATGCTCGACAGGCTGGAACCAGACGGGACACTGTACAATTATTTCGGTTCTACCTTTTTCATGATTTTTGCCCTCCTTTCAATTGGATATTCGAAAAGAGACCCAGTGATTCTAAAGGCCATGGCCGGTCTTAAGGGGATGGCCTGCTCCATTGAGGGACACACACATATCCAGTTCACGACGCCCCATGTTTGGAATACCTCCTTAATAAGCTACGCCCTTCAAGAAGCAGGAATACCTCCCAAAGACAAAGCAGTCAAGGCCGCCAATCAGTACTTACTGTCACGCCAGCATTATATGTATGGAGATTGGCTGATCCATAATCCTAACGCCATTCCAGGCGGCTGGGGTTTCTCGGATTTAAATACCATGAATCCGGATGTCGATGATACGACCGCCTCACTGCGGGCGCTGGCTAAGCAACTGCAAGTAAAACCGGATAATCGGGACAGCTGGCAGCGCGGTGTCTCCTTCACGATATCCATGCAAAATGATGATGGTGGATTTCCAGCCTTCGAACGGAATAACGACCATAAATGGCTGCAGCTTCTTCCTATAGAGGGTTCGAAATATCTCCTGACTGACCCTTCTACCGCTGATCTGACAGGAAGAACGTTGGAATTCCTGGGGAACTATACAAATATGAAGAAGCCGGAGGAAGTCAGTAAAAGAGCGGTGGATTGGCTATTGGAAGACCAGAAGCGTGATGGCTCCTGGTATGGGCGCTGGGGCATCTGCTATCTATATGGCACATGGTCTGCACTTACCGGCATGAAGGCAGCAGGGCAAGCCACTGGACATCCATCCATCCAAAAAGCCTTAACTTGGTTGAAGAAAATTCAAAATGAAGATGGCGGCTGGGGTGAATCTTGTTACAGTGATATCAAGCAGCGATACATCCCCCTCGGAACAAGCACACTGACACATACAGCATGGGCTGTGGATGCTTTGATATCGGCATCAGAAAAACCGACAACCGAGATCGAAAAAGGCATTGCCTATCTCATCCGTGCAGGTCAACAAGAAAGCTGGACCAATGATTATCCTGCAGGCCAAGGAATGGCAGATTTTTTGTATATCCATTATCATAGCTATCGCTATATATATCCCCTTTTAGCCTTAAGTCATTACAATAAAAAATTCCTGAAGACTTAATCGCCAGTGTTTTTTATCATATTAAAGGTGAATATGTGGATTACCTGTGGAAAAGTAGTGAATAACACCGGAAAGTTATCCACAATCCAAGGTTATCCACATTCATTTATCCGTAAAAGTGCCAAATGCAAGAAATTCTCCGTCATATTGTTGATTAATTCGTTTCAGCTATGTAAGGATGACTTGTTTTATACAGGTTTTGTGGATAATTTGGGGATGATCACTATTATGTGAAAACTTTATCCAGCTTATCACTATAAAATTTTATGGCCTTAGCATAAGATTGTATTTCTTGATCACTCGAGGTTTCGGCAATTATCTTCAAAAGAGATTCCATTGCAAGATCATGCTGGCCCAAATTATAAAATGCCATGGCCCTGAATACCAATAAAGCCTTTTCCTCAGGAAACTTCGCCAGCCCGGATTCCAATGTCTGTCTTGATTTTTCATATTCCCCTATGGTGCGATATGTGCTCCCCAATCCTAGGTAGGCCCCTTTTGCATCCTCCTTTGGCAAACCTAATTTGAGTGCCGCTTCGTAATAGGGCACCGCCTTTGTCTCAAGTCCGAGAATATCCAAACTCCAGGCACACTGATATTGTATGACTGCATCGCTGGGATTTTGCTTTGCCAGATCCATCAATAATCGATTGGATTTTTCGTTTTCTTTCTTTTCCCTTAAGTACAGTGCCTCTTCCAAATTCCCCATAATCAATCCTCCATTGAATAAAATTCCTTATTGCCTCTATTCGCGTTACTTCTTTTTAATTCCTCCTTATATGTCTAAGCATCACACCTCCAAACACTGCTGCAGGCAGGAACTAATATGATTGTTAAAGATGAGGAAGCTTCACTTCTCTCTGTCTAGGCAATTAAAAAAAGGATCTGCCACACGGCAAATCCTTTCATACACTTCAATTCAAGATCATTCATATATCATAGATTACTATCGACATAACATATGATTAATCATCCAACTGGTTTTTCAATACTTTACCCGTGGTTGCATCCACCACAACATCATATTCCTTTTGTCCTTGTTTTATTTCCAGCTCGTACACAAGGGTGCCATTCTCTGAATCAAGCTCCATATCCGTCACTTGACCATCCACCGCTTTCAAGGCAATCTTTTCAGCTTGATCACTGCTGACTTTTGCAGTTTCCACGGCTTGTTGTGTGCTCATATCGTCATCGTCTTCCATTTCCTGAGAAAGAATCTCTCCCTTTTCAGCATCAACGTCAACGTCTTGATAGCCTTCTTTTGTTTTAACGGTCATCTCATAGGTCATCGGCTGGTCCCAATCCTTTTCAAATTGAGTAACTTCCCCGCCTAGTTTTTCTGAAATCATTTTGACAGCCTCATCCTCGGATAGGTTCCCCTTATTGACTGCATATACCGCCGTTCCAGCAGCACCGCCGAAAAGCAATACGGAAGCTATGGACACTGTCATGATTACCTTTTTCCTTTGAATGATACCTTCTTTAATCGTACTCCACTGTTTTTTCATGAATGAATTCCTCCTTTAAGTTGTTACCTTAATAATAAGCACCCTTCATGAAACGAACATGAGCGTCAGATTAGAATTTGATGAGAAAGAGTAAGAGTCACCAACGTTCCCTCTCCCACCTCGCTTTGAATCTCCAATTTACCGTCGAATGACTCGACAAGCTTCCGGGCGATGGAAAGACCGAGTCCATTGCCTCCCGTTTTCCTTGCCCTCGATGAATCAACGCGATAAAAACGGTCAAATACATGTGGGAGATGTTCTGGTGATATCCCTGCGCCATGATCTTTCACACCGATGAGAATTTCATTATCCTGCCGTTTTATCATAATCTGTATACTTGATTCACTGTATTTCATTGCATTGTCCAATAGGATGACAATCACCTGTTCAAGCTTACTGGAAATGGTCATTGCATATATTTCTTTAAGCTCTGATTCTATCGTTATTTCACGATTTCCCGTCCTTCTGAATGTTTGCGCAATCCCTTCACAAAACGATATAAGTTCTATTTCCCCTTCCACATCAGCTGAGGGTTCCGTTTGGGAAGCTGACTGCAGAAGATGCTCCGTCAGCTTTTTCATCCGGACGGCTTCATGATGGATTGCCTCCACTGCCTCTTCCTGAATCGCCTCATCCTTCATTCCCCAGCGTTTCAATAGAGAGGAGTAGCTTTCGATTACCGTAATCGGTGTTTTCAATTCATGTGAAGCATCCGAAAGGAATTGCTGCTGTTGGTTATAATTCCGCTCCAGCCTTTCCATCATCCTGTTGAATGCCGCTCCCATCACCTGCAGCTCGTCCTTTGATTGATCCGATAGCGGTATCCGTTTGAATTCCCCGCTTTTCTCAATATCCTTCATCGTTCCGCTCATGATCGATATCGGTTTGAGGATCAGGTTGGCCAGCCACTTACCGGCAAGAATGGATAACAGAATGACAAAAAGGGATGCACCGCCCAAAACGAGGGCAAGCGTCGATAAATTATCAAGAAGGGTATCCTGCGGCTGTGTGACCTCGATCATCCCTTGCTTCTTCCCCTCATCAGGATAAGGATAACGGTAGGTCAATACATATTCACCATCAGCTTTGGCAAAATCATATCCTTTCTCGTTAATGGATTTAACCGCAAGCCCCTTAAGGTCCTCTTCATCAGTAAATGATTTTACCAGTCTTCCATCAGGGTCGAATATCCGCACCATTCCATCGTCCGGGATATACGGCTCCATTAAATCTGAATCACTGGAAATCAAATCTTTCGTCAGGATATTTTCTTCGATTAATGAAGCTTGATCTTCAAGCAGATCCCGTTCCCTCTCTATCGATATCCAAAGGAAGGCGATTAAAACGATGATACTCAACAATATGAGCATGACGCTTAAAAAAAGACTGGAATACGATTGGATTTTAGTCCGAATCTTCATACTGGCTCCTTCAGGCTGTATCCTACCCCGCGATAAGTATGGATGAGCTGCACCTCAAAGGGATAATCTATCTTTTTGCGCAAATAACGGATATATACATCAACCACATTCGTATCCCCTGCAAAGTCATATCCCCATACATGCGTCAGGATTTGTTCCCTCGAAAGTACTTGATTTTTATTTTGCAAAAGATAAACCAGCAAATCGAACTCGCGGGAAGTCAGCTCAATCCTATTGCCTTGCCTGTGAATGTCCCTTGTACCAAGGTTCAACTTAAGGTCATGGATTTTTAGTTCATCCACTTCACCTTCTGATTGGCTCTCCCGTACATTGGTACGAAAACAAGCACGGATCCGTGCCAGCAGCTCTTCAATTTCAAACGGCTTCGTTACATAATCATTCGCACCATGGTCCAGGCCATTCACCTTGTCTGGCACAGCATCCCTTGCGGTTAGAAGGATGACCGGTGTAGATCCATTCTTTTTCCGGTAACGCCTAAGTACTTCTATGCCATTCAACTCGGGCAGCATCACATCCAATAAGATTAAATCCCACTCTTCGGCTTCTGCCCTTTCCAGACCTGTCTTTCCGGTAAAAGCCGATTCTGTTTGATAACCCTCATGATTAAGTTCCAGCTGGAGAACCCTCGCTATTTTTTCTTCATCTTCTATTATTAAAATTCTCTTATTCATGATCATCACCACCTACCCCTTAGTGTACTGAAGAAATATGAAAATATCATGAGAAATTGACCCCTCAGCATAAAAATCCGATGAAATAATGAATTTAATTTTTGTGCCTTTAAAAGGTCAAAAAAAAGAACCGGATGTGAAAACACACCCGATCCATTTCATTCACCATTCCAATGCTGGTCAATGAATTCATCGCGTCCCGATTTCGCACGGTCCGCTTTATAATCATCTTTGTTTTTTTTATGATAGCCTTGATGGTATTCTTCGGCAGGGTAAAAGGTTTGGGCCGGAAGGATTTCCGTTACGATTGGTTTCTGGAACTTCCCGCTGGCCGCTACCTTTTCTTTCGCTTCAAGAGCCAGTTTTTCTTGAGCTTCATCATGATAGAAGACGGCCGTCCGATATTGGCTTCCTCTGTCATGGAATTGACCGCCATCGTCGGTTGGATCGATTTGCTGCCAATATAGCTCCAGCAATCTTTCATATGGAAATAACTGAGGATCGTAAGTGATTTCCACGACTTCATAATGCCCCGTAGTTCCCGTCTTCACTTCCTCATAAGTTGGGTTTTCAACACATCCTCCCGTATAACCGGATACGATCCCCCCAATCCCCGGTTGTTCTTCAAATGGTGTCACCATGCACCAAAAACAGCCTCCAGCAAATGTAGCCTTTTGCATAACGGTCATCCCCTTCCCTATATGTAATAAAAATTAATATACCATATTTCAATTCTGACACTGTGCTTTTTTGATTTTCGAAGCCGCAAGGGATTTAACCTTTGATCAATCCTTTGACCAGCCCTTTTCCTTGAATCTTACAATCGCTTCAACGCGGTTGCTCACATCCAATTTATCGAGGATGACCGATATATAATTACGGACCGTTCCATTGGTCAGATAAAGCTGGCTTGCGATTTCCTTTGTGGTCTTACCATCTGCGATCAATTTGAGCACTTGGCTCTCTCGTTCAGTCAACGGGTTTTCTTCTTCGAAAGCCATATCCACCAGCTCTGGGGCATAAATGCGCCGACCATCCATGATGACACGGATCGAGTTCGCCAGTTCCTCACTTGGGCTATCCTTCAGAAGATATCCGCCTACCTCGGCCTTTCTGGCTCTTTCAAAATACCCAGGACGTGCAAAGGTGGTCAAAATGATGACTTTGCATTGGTGGCCCTGCTCCTTGATCTCCTCCGCTACATCGAGTCCCGTTTTAACTGGCATTTCAATATCGGTTATGCAGATATCCGGCTTTAATTGATTGACGAGATTCATTGCTTCTTCCCCATTGCTCGCTTTTCCTACAACTTCCATATCACTTTCCAAATCAAGGATGGAACCCAGCGCGCCAAGCAGCATCCGCTGATCTTCGGCAATTACGATTCGAATCAAGGTTAATCCCACCTATCCATTATTTTTTATAGCATTCGGAACCCTTATATAAAGTGTCGTTCCCTCTGTTGATTTAATATCCAGGCTGCCATTAACGAATTCGAGCCTTTCTTTCATTCCTTGAAGTCCATTGCCTTTAATATACTCTGATCTATGTGAAAGCCCCACTCCATTATCCTGTACTGTGATCGTCACTCCTGTTTGTAATTCTTCGATGACGATATTACAGCAGTCGGCACCGCTATGTTTGACGATATTGGTCACAGCTTCCTTCAAGCACATGCTCAAAACCGTTTCAACAAGCAATGGGGTATCTTGCAATTCCGTGGTCCCTTCCAACTTGAATTCTATCTCTGCCGCTTTCAATATTTGCTTGACCCGGATGATTTCATCGCTTAGCTTGGACCCACGCATTTCCGACACCATTTCACGTACTTCCTTGAGTGCCGTCCTCGCCGTTTGACGGATATCCTTGATTTCCTTCTTGGCCGTCTCCGGATTCAAATCGATCAATTTCCCTGCAAGGTCACTTTTCAAGCCGATCAAAGACAGCTTTTGTCCAAGTGTATCATGTAAGTCACGGGCAATCCGCTGACGTTCTTCCATTTTGCCAAGCTCTGATATTCTTTTATGAGCGTCCTCCAATTGTTCTTCCAGCATGCCTCGTTTATTCCGATTATACGTGTTGAAAGGGAGCAGGATCACGCCTACCACACAAATGAGCATAAAGGGAAATTGCGAAAAGAAGGTAGGGTCTTTCATTATGAAGCCAATATTGACAGACACGATGGTAGCCAATAGCTGGATCGAATATAATACGAAAAAGCCAACCTTATTTTGAACATTCCCAATAAAGAATGCCAAAAAGAGTGAAAAGTAAATGTAGCTGAAAAATATGGTCATCGATATGGAAATGATTATTTGTATCGCCGTCCATACGTATACGGGCCATCCCTTCGAAACGAATGAGAGACCATATGATATGAAAAACAAAATGATCATGACGATTCCAAAGACTATCTCCAACATCGAAGAGGATTTGAAGATGAAATAAAAAGGAAGGATACAAAAAATGATCCAGACATAAGGGCTCAGCCCTGTGTTTTTCGGAAAGATATGATACCAACTTTGCATGGCGCCGCCTCTATTTCTTTTTATCCTAGTATATACTAATGAGTTTCATCAAAAAACCATCCAATGGGAATCGAATGGTTTTTTGATGAACTATTTATTTTTCTTGAAGACTTGGACGTTTATTATTGATTTCCACCTTAGATTTTGTTTCATTTAGACGTTCCTTAATCTCTTTAAAACTTACAAACGTCTTGTTTTCGCCATCATAAAGGCGGAAGCGAAGCGATTTTAAACTTGAACTAAGGGTGATTGTCGTTGCCTGCTGCAATGGCAGGGTGGAATCATGGACTTTTTCCAAGTTATAGTTTGGCACTCTTGGACTAAGATGATGCACGTGGTGGAAACCGATATTACCGGTTACCCATTGCAAAACCTTTGGAAGTTTATAATAAGAACTTCCATCGATGGCAGCCTTCACGTAATCCCATTCAGATTCCTCTTCGAAATAAGAATCTTCGAACTGATGCTGTACATAAAACAGCCAGATGCCCAGTGATCCCGTTACAAAAAGCATCGGTACCTGAATCATCAGGAATGCCTGCCATCCGATAGCCAAGCATAAAAGACCATAAATTGTCACGATTGAAGCATTTGTCAAATACGTATTCATCCGTTCTTTCTTTTTAGCGCCCTTTTTATTCAGACGGTTCGATACAAGAAATAGATAAAATGGACCCAATCCAAACATGACGATCGGATTTCTATATAAACGGTAAGCAAGACGCCCCCAGAATGAAGCGGCGATATATTCATCAACGGTCATGACCCAAATATCCCCTGTACCGCGTTTGTTTAAATTACTGCTCGTTGCATGATGTATGGAGTGGCTATGCTTCCATTGCTCATACGGAAATAATGTGACGATTCCACTGATTGTACCCAGGATGCTATTCGCTTTCCTGCTTTTGAAAAACGACTGATGACAGCAATCATGGAAGATGATGAAAATCCTGATTACAAACCCTGAAGCCAATACGGCAAATGCAAGGGTCAGCCAGTATGAGATGGTTAAGCTCTGATAAGCTAAAAACCATAACAGGAAAAATGGCGGAAATGTATTTATGAGCTGTTTCACGCTTGATTTAGTATTGGATTTTTCAAAAGGGGCAATATCTTTTCTCAATTGTTTTTGATTATGGTTACTCATGTTTTCCTCCTCTTAAAATATATGGAGTGTTTGAATGTATTAATTCGAAAAACGATGTCGGTATCTCTGCTTTAAGTATAGGATTAATAACCGATTTTCTATAGTCATAAACGTCATTATCCCTGCCATGACACTTGTCATATACTTGTCTGCCTCAAAACTATTCACACGTATTTTTTCCTCATTCATCATTTTTACACTTAAAAAAACGATGAATTCCCATCAATCTGATTCCAAGAAAAAGCCTTACATTTATTCGAGCAAATAAAAAAAGATCCGCCGCTTGGCGAACCCATTTAAATCTTGATGGCATAAACCCGTTCAGGACGTCCTACCGTGCCATATGTTAAATCGGCATCAATTTTTTCCTCTGACATCAAGTGCTCCAGATAACGCCTTGCCGTTGTCCTGCTCACACCGATTTCCTTTGCCACTATTTCGGCAGTTAACCCCGGGGAGGATTTCCCCAACACAACCATCACCTTCTCCAAAGTCATCCGATCGATCCCTTTTGGCAGTGAAGTCTGTTCCCTCTCTTTTTCTTTCATTTCCTTTCGCAAAAGCTTATCCACCTGTTGCTGCGTTACGGGAAAATTGCCCTCTTCCAATTCAGACAGCTTAATGTGATACTCTTGATATCGGCGTAAGGACTGCTTGAAACGTTCAAATGCGACAGGCTTGATAATATAATCAAATATGCCGATTTTGATGGCTTCCTGGACTTTTTCGATTTCTTTAGCCGCCGTAATCATGATGACATCCATTTGTTTGCTTTGCTGCTTGATTTCTTTCAGGATATCGAGCCCATTCATATCCGGAAAATACATATCGAGCAGCAATAGATCCGGCTGCATGATTTCGATGAAGCTTTTAGCCTCGTCATAGCTTGACGCGATTCCGATCGTTTGAAACCCCTCAAGCTTTTCGATGAATAGCTTTTGTATCTCCGCAATCCGCAGGTCATCTTCTACGATCAGAACTTCTATATCGCGATTGGCCATCATTTCATCCCCCCTCTGTTTTTTGGTATAGCTACGGTAAAAATCGTATATTCCCCTTCTTCAGTCGAAAAAGTGATATATCCCCCTAATCCATCAATCGCTTCCTGAACAAGGCTCAAACCTATTCCTGAATTGGTTTGATGGCTTTTCGTCGTAAAACCGTCCTGGAAAATCAGTTCGGTAACATCTGGG
This window contains:
- a CDS encoding fatty acid desaturase; translation: MSNHNQKQLRKDIAPFEKSNTKSSVKQLINTFPPFFLLWFLAYQSLTISYWLTLAFAVLASGFVIRIFIIFHDCCHQSFFKSRKANSILGTISGIVTLFPYEQWKHSHSIHHATSSNLNKRGTGDIWVMTVDEYIAASFWGRLAYRLYRNPIVMFGLGPFYLFLVSNRLNKKGAKKKERMNTYLTNASIVTIYGLLCLAIGWQAFLMIQVPMLFVTGSLGIWLFYVQHQFEDSYFEEESEWDYVKAAIDGSSYYKLPKVLQWVTGNIGFHHVHHLSPRVPNYNLEKVHDSTLPLQQATTITLSSSLKSLRFRLYDGENKTFVSFKEIKERLNETKSKVEINNKRPSLQEK
- a CDS encoding response regulator; translated protein: MMANRDIEVLIVEDDLRIAEIQKLFIEKLEGFQTIGIASSYDEAKSFIEIMQPDLLLLDMYFPDMNGLDILKEIKQQSKQMDVIMITAAKEIEKVQEAIKIGIFDYIIKPVAFERFKQSLRRYQEYHIKLSELEEGNFPVTQQQVDKLLRKEMKEKEREQTSLPKGIDRMTLEKVMVVLGKSSPGLTAEIVAKEIGVSRTTARRYLEHLMSEEKIDADLTYGTVGRPERVYAIKI